From the Serinus canaria isolate serCan28SL12 chromosome 21, serCan2020, whole genome shotgun sequence genome, one window contains:
- the SLC2A1 gene encoding solute carrier family 2, facilitated glucose transporter member 1 isoform X2, which yields MDTSSKMTARLMLAVGGAVLGSLQFGYNTGVINAPQKVIEDFYNRTWLYRYEEPISPATLTTLWSLSVAIFSVGGMIGSFSVGLFVNRFGRRNSMLMSNILAFVSAVLMGFSKMAFSFEMLILGRFIIGLYSGLTTGFVPMYVGEVSPTALRGALGTFHQLGIVLGILIAQVFGLDLIMGNDSLWPLLLGFIFVPALLQCIILPFAPESPRFLLINRNEENKAKSVLKKLRGTTDVSSDLQEMKEESRQMMREKKVTIMELFRSPMYRQPILIAIVLQLSQQLSGINAVFYYSTSIFEKSGVEQPVYATIGSGVVNTAFTVVSLFVVERAGRRTLHLIGLAGMAGCAILMTIALTLLDQMPWMSYLSIVAIFGFVAFFEIGPGPIPWFIVAELFSQGPRPAAFAVAGLSNWTSNFIVGMGFQYIAQLCGSYVFIIFTVLLVLFFIFTYFKVPETKGRTFDEIASGFRQSGGGQSDKTPDEFHSLGADSQ from the exons atGGACACCAGCAGCAAG ATGACGGCTCGCCTGAtgctggctgtgggaggagcagtgctgggctccctcCAGTTCGGATACAACACCGGCGTCATCAACGCCCCGCAGAAG GTGATTGAGGACTTCTACAACCGCACGTGGCTGTACCGATACGAGGAGCCCATCAGCCCCGCCACCCTCACCACGCTCTGGTCCCTCTCCGTTGCCATCTTCTCTGTCGGTGGCATGATCGGCTCCTTCTCCGTGGGGCTCTTTGTCAATCGCTTTGGAAG ACGCAATTCCATGCTGATGTCCAACATCCTTGCCTTCGTCTCAGCTGTCCTCATGGGCTTCTCCAAGATGGCTTTCTCCTTTGAGATGCTCATCCTGGGCCGCTTCATCATCGGCCTCTACTCTGGCCTCACCACGGGTTTCGTGCCCATGTATGTGGGCGAGGTGTCCCCTACTGCCCTGCGGGGGGCCCTGGGCACCTTCCACCAGCTTGGCATTGTCCTGGGCATCCTCATTGCACAG gtgTTTGGTTTGGACTTGATCATGGGAAACGACTCTCTCTGgccactgctgctgggcttCATCTTcgttcctgccctgctgcagtgcaTCATCCTGCCCTTCGCCCCTGAGAGCCCCCGGTTCCTGCTCATCAACCGCAACGAGGAGAACAAAGCCAAGAGTG TCCTCAAGAAGCTGCGAGGCACAACTGACGTGAGCAGTGACCTGCAGGAGATGAAGGAGGAGAGCCGGCAGATGATGAGGGAGAAGAAGGTGACCATCATGGAGCTGTTCCGCTCGCCCATGTACCGCCAGCCCATCCTCATCGCCAttgtcctgcagctctcccagcagctctcagggatCAACGCG GTCTTCTACTACTCCACCAGCATCTTCGAAAAGTCGGGGGTGGAGCAGCCTGTCTATGCCACCATTGGCTCTGGCGTGGTGAACACAGCCTTCACGGTGGTCTCG CTCTTCGTGGTGGAGCGAGCCGGACGCAGGACCCTGCACCTCattgggctggcagggatggctggATGTGCCATTCTCATGACCATTGCCCTCACGCTGCTG GACCAAATGCCCTGGATGTCCTACCTCAGCATTGTGGCCATCTTTGGGTTTGTGGCCTTCTTTGAGATTGGCCCAGGCCCCATCCCGTGGTTCATCGTGGCCGAGCTGTTCAGCCAAGGCCCCCGTCCCGCTGCTTTCGCCGTGGCCGGGCTCTCCAACTGGACCTCCAACTTCATCGTGGGAATGGGCTTCCAGTACATTGCG CAACTCTGTGGCTCCTACGTCTTCATCATCTTCACGGTGCTGCTCGTGCTCTTCTTCATCTTCACCTACTTCAAGGTGCCGGAGACCAAAGGCCGGACCTTTGACGAGATCGCCTCGGGCTTCCGGCAGAGCGGGGGCGGCCAGAGCGACAAGACCCCGGACGAGTTCCACAGCCTGGGCGCTGACTCGCAG TGA
- the SLC2A1 gene encoding solute carrier family 2, facilitated glucose transporter member 1 isoform X1 — protein MDTSSKMTARLMLAVGGAVLGSLQFGYNTGVINAPQKVIEDFYNRTWLYRYEEPISPATLTTLWSLSVAIFSVGGMIGSFSVGLFVNRFGRRNSMLMSNILAFVSAVLMGFSKMAFSFEMLILGRFIIGLYSGLTTGFVPMYVGEVSPTALRGALGTFHQLGIVLGILIAQVFGLDLIMGNDSLWPLLLGFIFVPALLQCIILPFAPESPRFLLINRNEENKAKSVLKKLRGTTDVSSDLQEMKEESRQMMREKKVTIMELFRSPMYRQPILIAIVLQLSQQLSGINAVFYYSTSIFEKSGVEQPVYATIGSGVVNTAFTVVSLFVVERAGRRTLHLIGLAGMAGCAILMTIALTLLDQMPWMSYLSIVAIFGFVAFFEIGPGPIPWFIVAELFSQGPRPAAFAVAGLSNWTSNFIVGMGFQYIAQLCGSYVFIIFTVLLVLFFIFTYFKVPETKGRTFDEIASGFRQSGGGQSDKTPDEFHSLGADSQV, from the exons atGGACACCAGCAGCAAG ATGACGGCTCGCCTGAtgctggctgtgggaggagcagtgctgggctccctcCAGTTCGGATACAACACCGGCGTCATCAACGCCCCGCAGAAG GTGATTGAGGACTTCTACAACCGCACGTGGCTGTACCGATACGAGGAGCCCATCAGCCCCGCCACCCTCACCACGCTCTGGTCCCTCTCCGTTGCCATCTTCTCTGTCGGTGGCATGATCGGCTCCTTCTCCGTGGGGCTCTTTGTCAATCGCTTTGGAAG ACGCAATTCCATGCTGATGTCCAACATCCTTGCCTTCGTCTCAGCTGTCCTCATGGGCTTCTCCAAGATGGCTTTCTCCTTTGAGATGCTCATCCTGGGCCGCTTCATCATCGGCCTCTACTCTGGCCTCACCACGGGTTTCGTGCCCATGTATGTGGGCGAGGTGTCCCCTACTGCCCTGCGGGGGGCCCTGGGCACCTTCCACCAGCTTGGCATTGTCCTGGGCATCCTCATTGCACAG gtgTTTGGTTTGGACTTGATCATGGGAAACGACTCTCTCTGgccactgctgctgggcttCATCTTcgttcctgccctgctgcagtgcaTCATCCTGCCCTTCGCCCCTGAGAGCCCCCGGTTCCTGCTCATCAACCGCAACGAGGAGAACAAAGCCAAGAGTG TCCTCAAGAAGCTGCGAGGCACAACTGACGTGAGCAGTGACCTGCAGGAGATGAAGGAGGAGAGCCGGCAGATGATGAGGGAGAAGAAGGTGACCATCATGGAGCTGTTCCGCTCGCCCATGTACCGCCAGCCCATCCTCATCGCCAttgtcctgcagctctcccagcagctctcagggatCAACGCG GTCTTCTACTACTCCACCAGCATCTTCGAAAAGTCGGGGGTGGAGCAGCCTGTCTATGCCACCATTGGCTCTGGCGTGGTGAACACAGCCTTCACGGTGGTCTCG CTCTTCGTGGTGGAGCGAGCCGGACGCAGGACCCTGCACCTCattgggctggcagggatggctggATGTGCCATTCTCATGACCATTGCCCTCACGCTGCTG GACCAAATGCCCTGGATGTCCTACCTCAGCATTGTGGCCATCTTTGGGTTTGTGGCCTTCTTTGAGATTGGCCCAGGCCCCATCCCGTGGTTCATCGTGGCCGAGCTGTTCAGCCAAGGCCCCCGTCCCGCTGCTTTCGCCGTGGCCGGGCTCTCCAACTGGACCTCCAACTTCATCGTGGGAATGGGCTTCCAGTACATTGCG CAACTCTGTGGCTCCTACGTCTTCATCATCTTCACGGTGCTGCTCGTGCTCTTCTTCATCTTCACCTACTTCAAGGTGCCGGAGACCAAAGGCCGGACCTTTGACGAGATCGCCTCGGGCTTCCGGCAGAGCGGGGGCGGCCAGAGCGACAAGACCCCGGACGAGTTCCACAGCCTGGGCGCTGACTCGCAGGTGTAA
- the ZMYND12 gene encoding zinc finger MYND domain-containing protein 12 codes for MAGPPRCELCGARAAPLRCPGCRLTYYCDVSHQKTDWNSIHSRICHLLLPVLRPQSCFHSEKDRKQGKEQLLRKQESLIAVALSTAQGFLWAGKPMEAIPAALQALRFSSRLSGPASLQLLPIYLLLAEASTGAGRPRQAAKYLSQAQWIVLQSPDCSAALQSKLHRGLGLFSIAEGNLDQALYHLANDVYLATAEFGLNSVEVSGGYFHMANIFFHQNKMDAANSLYTEVSSLWHAWLLSCLREHERALQARAEASPFSEEEESFEEGMTEAQRERGARMLSAVLELREQGPLQHPGETARVLHSLAMIHYLGLDLAKAREVGMKAFDLAKQLPQQDSLETIGHLLELINAQFSHTT; via the exons ATGGCGGGGCCGCCGCGCTGCGAGCTGTGCGGGGCCCGAGCGGCGCCGCTGCGCTGCCCCGGCTGCCGCCTCACCTACTACTG TGATGTCTCCCACCAGAAAACTGACTGGAACAGCATCCACAGCCGTATCTGCCACCTGCTCCTCCCAGTCCTTCGGCCCCAGTCCTGCTTCCATTctgaaaaggacagaaaacagggcaaggagcagctgctgaggaagcag GAGTCGCTGATCGCCGTGGCGCTGAGCACGGCCCAGGGGTTCCTGTGGGCAGGGAAGCCCATGGAGGCCATTCCCGCCGCCCTGCAGGCGCTGCGCTTCAGCTCCCGCCTCTCCGGCCCggcctccctgcagctcctgcccatcTATCTGCTCCTGGCCGAGGCCTCCACGG GTGCTGGCCGTCCCCGACAGGCAGCCAAATATCTCTCCCAAGCCCAGTGGATTGTCCTCCAAAGCCCagactgcagtgctgctcttcagtCCAAGTTACACCGTGGGCTGGGGCTTTTCTCTATTGCTGAAGGAAACCTGGACCAGGCTTTGTATCACCTGGCCAATGAT GTTTACCTGGCAACTGCTGAGTTTGGACTAAATTCTGTTGAGGTCTCTGGAGGGTATTTCCACatggcaaatattttcttccaccAGAATAAAATGGATGCAGCAAACTCACTCTATACTGAG GTGAGCAGCCTGTGGCAcgcctggctgctgagctgcctccGCGAGCACGAGCGAGCGCTCCAGGCGCGGGCAGAGGCGTCGCCGTTCTCCGAGGAGGAGGAAAGCTTCGAGGAGGGGATGA CCGAAGCGCAGCGCGAGAGGGGAGCGCGGATGCTGAGCGCGGTGCTGGAGCTGCGGGAGCAGGGacccctgcagcaccctggggaaACAGCCCGAGTCCTGCACTCCCTGGCCATGATCCACTACCTGGGCCTGGATCTAGCCAAG GCCCGGGAGGTGGGGATGAAAGCCTTCGACCTGGCcaagcagctgccccagcaagACTCTCTAGAAACCATTGGTCACCTGCTGGAGCTGATTAATGCCCAGTTTTCCCACACCACATGA
- the PPCS gene encoding phosphopantothenate--cysteine ligase isoform X4 — protein sequence MASAAAKEEEKDKDKDDDDDNDANAAAPELWRRSITMKMVPKMLSPLVRDWAPEAFVISFKLETDAQILLDKSRQALEKYRHQVVVANVLESRRTSVIIVTRDSQTPLSLSDEEIAQGMEIEEKIVSYLQGQHTAFIERKG from the exons ATGGCGTCGGCGGCGGcgaaggaggaggagaaggacaaggacaaggacgATGACGACGACAACGACGCGAACGCGGCGG CGCCCGAGCTCTGGCGCCGCTCG ATCACAATGAAGATGGTGCCAAAAATGCTGTCACCCCTGGTCAGAGACTGGGCCCCGGAGGCCTTTGTGATTTCCTTCAAACTGGAGACAGATGCCCAGATCCTGCTGGATAAATCTCGGCAGGCTCTGGAGAAATACCGGCACCAGGTGGTGGTGGCCAACGTCCTGGAGTCCCGGAGAACCTCTGTCATCATTGTCACCAGGGACTCACAGACTCCCTTATCCCTGTCTGACGAGGAGATAGCCCAAGGCATGGAAATAGAGGAGAAGATTGTGAGTTacctgcagggccagcacacGGCCTTTATagagaggaaaggctga
- the PPCS gene encoding phosphopantothenate--cysteine ligase isoform X1 — translation MASAAAKEEEKDKDKDDDDDNDANAAAAEGRVRAWAAAQAARGRRVALVTSGGTQVPLEARAVRFLENFSSGRRGAASAERLVRAGYGVCFLHRARSAFPWARALPPHGPALLDALRLTPGPPPGVAAAPAALPALLPALREYQHATETGALLAIEFTGLSEYLALLRAAARALAPLGSSAMFYLAAAVSDFYIPVSEMPEHKIQSSEGALQITMKMVPKMLSPLVRDWAPEAFVISFKLETDAQILLDKSRQALEKYRHQVVVANVLESRRTSVIIVTRDSQTPLSLSDEEIAQGMEIEEKIVSYLQGQHTAFIERKG, via the exons ATGGCGTCGGCGGCGGcgaaggaggaggagaaggacaaggacaaggacgATGACGACGACAACGACGCGAACGCGGCGGCGGCCGAGGGCCGGGTGCGGGCTTGGGCGGCGGCGCAGGCGGCGCGCGGGCGGCGCGTGGCGCTGGTGACGTCGGGCGGGACGCAGGTGCCGCTGGAGGCGCGCGCCGTGCGCTTCCTGGAGAACTTCAGCAGCGGCCGGCGCGGGGCGGCCTCGGCCGAGCGGCTGGTGCGGGCGGGCTACGGCGTGTGCTTCCTGCACCGCGCCCGCTCCGCCTTCCCCTGGGCCCGCGCCCTGCCGCCGCACGGGCCCGCGCTGCTCGACGCGCTCCGCCTCaccccggggccgccgcccgGCGtggccgccgcccccgccgcgctgCCCGCGCTGCTCCCCGCGCTCCGCGAGTACCAGCACGCCACCGAGACGGGAGCGCTGCTCGCCATCGAGTTCACCGGGCTCTCGGAGTACCTGGCGCTGCTGCGCGCCGCCGCCCGAGCTCTGGCGCCGCTCG GCTCCAGTGCCATGTTCTACCTGGCAGCCGCCGTGTCGGATTTCTACATCCCCGTCTCCGAGATGCCGGAGCACAAGATCCAGTCCTCAGAGGGGGCCCTGCAG ATCACAATGAAGATGGTGCCAAAAATGCTGTCACCCCTGGTCAGAGACTGGGCCCCGGAGGCCTTTGTGATTTCCTTCAAACTGGAGACAGATGCCCAGATCCTGCTGGATAAATCTCGGCAGGCTCTGGAGAAATACCGGCACCAGGTGGTGGTGGCCAACGTCCTGGAGTCCCGGAGAACCTCTGTCATCATTGTCACCAGGGACTCACAGACTCCCTTATCCCTGTCTGACGAGGAGATAGCCCAAGGCATGGAAATAGAGGAGAAGATTGTGAGTTacctgcagggccagcacacGGCCTTTATagagaggaaaggctga
- the PPCS gene encoding phosphopantothenate--cysteine ligase isoform X2 produces MASAAAKEEEKDKDKDDDDDNDANAAAAEGRALAPLGSSAMFYLAAAVSDFYIPVSEMPEHKIQSSEGALQITMKMVPKMLSPLVRDWAPEAFVISFKLETDAQILLDKSRQALEKYRHQVVVANVLESRRTSVIIVTRDSQTPLSLSDEEIAQGMEIEEKIVSYLQGQHTAFIERKG; encoded by the exons ATGGCGTCGGCGGCGGcgaaggaggaggagaaggacaaggacaaggacgATGACGACGACAACGACGCGAACGCGGCGGCGGCCGAGGG CCGAGCTCTGGCGCCGCTCG GCTCCAGTGCCATGTTCTACCTGGCAGCCGCCGTGTCGGATTTCTACATCCCCGTCTCCGAGATGCCGGAGCACAAGATCCAGTCCTCAGAGGGGGCCCTGCAG ATCACAATGAAGATGGTGCCAAAAATGCTGTCACCCCTGGTCAGAGACTGGGCCCCGGAGGCCTTTGTGATTTCCTTCAAACTGGAGACAGATGCCCAGATCCTGCTGGATAAATCTCGGCAGGCTCTGGAGAAATACCGGCACCAGGTGGTGGTGGCCAACGTCCTGGAGTCCCGGAGAACCTCTGTCATCATTGTCACCAGGGACTCACAGACTCCCTTATCCCTGTCTGACGAGGAGATAGCCCAAGGCATGGAAATAGAGGAGAAGATTGTGAGTTacctgcagggccagcacacGGCCTTTATagagaggaaaggctga
- the PPCS gene encoding phosphopantothenate--cysteine ligase isoform X6: MTTTTTRTRRRPRPELWRRSITMKMVPKMLSPLVRDWAPEAFVISFKLETDAQILLDKSRQALEKYRHQVVVANVLESRRTSVIIVTRDSQTPLSLSDEEIAQGMEIEEKIVSYLQGQHTAFIERKG; encoded by the exons ATGACGACGACAACGACGCGAACGCGGCGGCGGCCGAG GCCCGAGCTCTGGCGCCGCTCG ATCACAATGAAGATGGTGCCAAAAATGCTGTCACCCCTGGTCAGAGACTGGGCCCCGGAGGCCTTTGTGATTTCCTTCAAACTGGAGACAGATGCCCAGATCCTGCTGGATAAATCTCGGCAGGCTCTGGAGAAATACCGGCACCAGGTGGTGGTGGCCAACGTCCTGGAGTCCCGGAGAACCTCTGTCATCATTGTCACCAGGGACTCACAGACTCCCTTATCCCTGTCTGACGAGGAGATAGCCCAAGGCATGGAAATAGAGGAGAAGATTGTGAGTTacctgcagggccagcacacGGCCTTTATagagaggaaaggctga
- the PPCS gene encoding phosphopantothenate--cysteine ligase isoform X3, producing the protein MTTTTTRTRRRPRAARALAPLGSSAMFYLAAAVSDFYIPVSEMPEHKIQSSEGALQITMKMVPKMLSPLVRDWAPEAFVISFKLETDAQILLDKSRQALEKYRHQVVVANVLESRRTSVIIVTRDSQTPLSLSDEEIAQGMEIEEKIVSYLQGQHTAFIERKG; encoded by the exons ATGACGACGACAACGACGCGAACGCGGCGGCGGCCGAGG GCCGCCCGAGCTCTGGCGCCGCTCG GCTCCAGTGCCATGTTCTACCTGGCAGCCGCCGTGTCGGATTTCTACATCCCCGTCTCCGAGATGCCGGAGCACAAGATCCAGTCCTCAGAGGGGGCCCTGCAG ATCACAATGAAGATGGTGCCAAAAATGCTGTCACCCCTGGTCAGAGACTGGGCCCCGGAGGCCTTTGTGATTTCCTTCAAACTGGAGACAGATGCCCAGATCCTGCTGGATAAATCTCGGCAGGCTCTGGAGAAATACCGGCACCAGGTGGTGGTGGCCAACGTCCTGGAGTCCCGGAGAACCTCTGTCATCATTGTCACCAGGGACTCACAGACTCCCTTATCCCTGTCTGACGAGGAGATAGCCCAAGGCATGGAAATAGAGGAGAAGATTGTGAGTTacctgcagggccagcacacGGCCTTTATagagaggaaaggctga
- the PPCS gene encoding phosphopantothenate--cysteine ligase isoform X5, with protein sequence MFYLAAAVSDFYIPVSEMPEHKIQSSEGALQITMKMVPKMLSPLVRDWAPEAFVISFKLETDAQILLDKSRQALEKYRHQVVVANVLESRRTSVIIVTRDSQTPLSLSDEEIAQGMEIEEKIVSYLQGQHTAFIERKG encoded by the exons ATGTTCTACCTGGCAGCCGCCGTGTCGGATTTCTACATCCCCGTCTCCGAGATGCCGGAGCACAAGATCCAGTCCTCAGAGGGGGCCCTGCAG ATCACAATGAAGATGGTGCCAAAAATGCTGTCACCCCTGGTCAGAGACTGGGCCCCGGAGGCCTTTGTGATTTCCTTCAAACTGGAGACAGATGCCCAGATCCTGCTGGATAAATCTCGGCAGGCTCTGGAGAAATACCGGCACCAGGTGGTGGTGGCCAACGTCCTGGAGTCCCGGAGAACCTCTGTCATCATTGTCACCAGGGACTCACAGACTCCCTTATCCCTGTCTGACGAGGAGATAGCCCAAGGCATGGAAATAGAGGAGAAGATTGTGAGTTacctgcagggccagcacacGGCCTTTATagagaggaaaggctga